The following are from one region of the Bos mutus isolate GX-2022 chromosome 18, NWIPB_WYAK_1.1, whole genome shotgun sequence genome:
- the ALKBH6 gene encoding alpha-ketoglutarate-dependent dioxygenase alkB homolog 6 isoform X5, protein MEDQDARVPALEPFRVEQAPPVIYYIPDFISKEEEEYLLRQVFNAPKPKWTQLSGRKLQNWGGLPHPRGMVPERLPPWLQRYVDKVSDLSLFGGLPANHVLVNQYLPGEGIMHYQLGLSHHAGPLRASAARG, encoded by the exons ATGGAGGATCAGGATGCCAGGGTCCCAGCCCTGGAACCATTCAGGGTGGAGCAG GCACCACCTGTAATCTACTACATCCCTGACTTCATCTCCAAGGAAGAGGAGGAGTATTTGCTTCGACAG GTCTTCAATGCCCCAAAGCCAAAATGGACCCAGCTCTCCGGGAGGAAGTTACAGAACTGGG gtgggctcccccatccccggggaATGGTTCCTGAGCGACTGCCACCATGGCTCCAGCGCTACGTGGACAAAGTGTCTGACCTCAGCCTTTTTGGGGGTCTCCCAGCCAACCACGTCCTTGTAAACCAGTATCTGCCTGGGGAGGGCATCATG CACTATCAGCTTGGGCTCTCACACCATGCTGGACCTCTACGAGCCTCGGCAGCCAGAGGATGA